Genomic window (Pseudothauera hydrothermalis):
CAGGTGCCGAACCTCGTTCGCGGTGCTGCGCCACCCATCGACCTGGCGCGGCTGGAAATGGAGCTCGATGGCTTTCTGGCTGCGCTGGTCATCGGCGACTGGCTGCTGCGCAATGCGCCGGAAGGCGCGCGCGAAGTGCGCGACATCGCGCTCTCCGGCAACGGTGAGCCGACCAGCGCGGCGGCCTTTCCGGAGGTGGTCGAACTCATCCATCGCCTGCGGCAAAAGTACGGTCTGACCCGGGTGCCGCTGCGGCTGATTACCAACGGCAGCCTGCTTGGCCGGGAGCGTGTGCGGGCCGGCATCGCGCGCATGGGCGAGATCGGCGGCGAAGTATGGTTCAAAATCGATGCCGGACGACCCGAGGATATCGAACGCATCAACGGTGTGCGTATGCCGGTCGCCCGCGTGGTGCGTAACCTGGCCGCCTGTGCGCAGTTGTGTCCGACCTGGGTGCAAACCTGTGTGTTCCGCTGGGACGGTGTGGGGCCGGATGCCCAAGCGCTTGCCGCCTATCTGGACGTGCTCGAACGCGCGGGCTGTCAGCGTCTGCGCGGGGTAATGCTCTACGGTGTGGCACGCCCGTCCATGCAGCCAGAGGCGCCACGCGTCAGCCCGGTGAGCGTGGCAGAACTCGAAGCCGTGGCCGAAGCCATCAGAAAAAAAGGGCTGACCGTAACGGTCAGCCCCTGATGCAGCTAGCTGCGCCCAGAGCGGCTTCGTAACGTTCAGCTGCGCTCCTTGCGCTTGGCGCGGGCTTCCTTTTTGAGCGACTTGAACAACTCGGGATTGGTGGTCTTGAGGTATTCGGCCACCTCCACGTCTTCTTTCTTAACCTTGTTGATATCGATTTGCTCAATATGTACCAGACGCAGCAATGCTTGAACCGGGCGCGGAATG
Coding sequences:
- a CDS encoding radical SAM protein codes for the protein MTSRKIELSVRNHDRDLAGMTYVYPVLSRRAGGVSVGVNLNPNNACNWHCVYCQVPNLVRGAAPPIDLARLEMELDGFLAALVIGDWLLRNAPEGAREVRDIALSGNGEPTSAAAFPEVVELIHRLRQKYGLTRVPLRLITNGSLLGRERVRAGIARMGEIGGEVWFKIDAGRPEDIERINGVRMPVARVVRNLAACAQLCPTWVQTCVFRWDGVGPDAQALAAYLDVLERAGCQRLRGVMLYGVARPSMQPEAPRVSPVSVAELEAVAEAIRKKGLTVTVSP
- a CDS encoding helix-turn-helix domain-containing protein — translated: MKSLDNIDVREIRRKLGMNQSQFWSKIGVTQSGGSRYESGRNIPRPVQALLRLVHIEQIDINKVKKEDVEVAEYLKTTNPELFKSLKKEARAKRKERS